CTGTATCTTTGTTGATCATGGTTTATTACGTAAGAATGAATTCGAAAATGTATTACGTGATTATGAACATTTGGGACTGAATGTAATAGGTATCGATGCTAAAGATAGATTTTACAAGCAGTTGGCAGGTGTTTCAGATCCTGAAACGAAACGAAAGATCATCGGTAAAGGGTTTATTGATGTCTTTGAAGAAGAAGCACAAAAGCTTGACAATATCAAGTGGTTGGGACAAGGTACAATTTATCCGGATATCATAGAATCATTATCTATTACAGGAACTGTAATAAAATCACACCATAATGTAGGTGGTTTGCCTGAAAAGATAAAGATGAAGCTGGTTGAACCGCTTCGCCTACTGTTTAAGGATGAAGTTCGCCGGGTTGGGCGTGAACTGGGTATGATGCCGCATTTGATCAATCGTCATCCTTTCCCCGGACCCGGTCTGGGTATCCGGGTTCTGGGTGATATTACTCCTGAAAAAATACATATTCTTCAAGAAGCTGACGATATTTATGTACAGGCTTTTCGGGATTGGGATCTATATGATAAGGTATGGCAGGCTGCTGCTATATTATTGCCTGTAAGGTCGGTAGGTGTAATGGGTGATGAACGGACCTATGAAAATACCATTGCTTTGAGGGCAGTTACCTCTACAGATGCTATGACCGCTGATTGGGCACATCTTCCTTATGAATTTCTGGCAAAAGTTTCGAATGAAATCATCAATAAGGTTCGAGGCGTGAACAGAGTTGTTTATGATATCAGTTCTAAGCCGCCTGCTACCATCGAATGGGAATAAATATATATGAGAGGTTCAACATTGTTGCGCCTCTTTTGTTATTTTTATGATTTATA
The Bacteroidales bacterium DNA segment above includes these coding regions:
- the guaA gene encoding glutamine-hydrolyzing GMP synthase codes for the protein MHEKIIILDFGSQTTQLIGRRLRDLNVYCEIVPYNKFPVNDPLVKGVILSGSPFSVMDPEAFKPDISFIRGKYPMLCICYGAQYLAYLSGGKVEKGDSREYGRAILTPVDKEDLLFKDVKEQSQVWMSHGDTITSIPDSFKIIATTEDVTVAAYKINGEPTWGVQFHPEVFHTEDGILILDNFLSICGMKKDWTPASFIEVTVDTLKQELGNDKVILALSGGVDSSVTAVLLNRAIGKNLTCIFVDHGLLRKNEFENVLRDYEHLGLNVIGIDAKDRFYKQLAGVSDPETKRKIIGKGFIDVFEEEAQKLDNIKWLGQGTIYPDIIESLSITGTVIKSHHNVGGLPEKIKMKLVEPLRLLFKDEVRRVGRELGMMPHLINRHPFPGPGLGIRVLGDITPEKIHILQEADDIYVQAFRDWDLYDKVWQAAAILLPVRSVGVMGDERTYENTIALRAVTSTDAMTADWAHLPYEFLAKVSNEIINKVRGVNRVVYDISSKPPATIEWE